The following are encoded together in the Capsulimonas corticalis genome:
- a CDS encoding cobalamin-binding protein: MKIVSLLPSATEIAFALGLGDSVVAVTHECDYPSAALAKPHITRSIIPPGLSSREIDAIVTNKIGDSHSLYTIDSELLQALQPDLILTQQLCDVCAVAYDDVVAAVCFLPEPRPQVLNLEPTTLSDILENIRQVGAAAGIPEKAEQVIAGLQARIDDVRTTVAHFTETRPRTVLLEWIDPLFCGGHWDPELVEIAGGHDALGRMHEPSTQITWDSIREFDPEVLVIAQCGFPIERSIEDIPILEALPGYTDLAAVRNGNVYLVNGSDYFSRPGPRVVDSLELMARMIHPAIFGEPDDPRKILRINALLGK, translated from the coding sequence ATGAAGATCGTTTCACTGCTGCCAAGCGCCACGGAGATCGCGTTCGCCCTGGGACTGGGAGACAGCGTCGTCGCCGTCACCCACGAGTGCGATTACCCGAGCGCCGCGCTCGCCAAGCCGCACATCACGCGCAGCATCATCCCTCCAGGGCTTTCCAGCCGCGAGATCGACGCCATTGTCACCAACAAGATCGGCGATTCGCACAGCCTCTACACGATCGATTCCGAGCTGCTGCAAGCGCTTCAGCCCGATCTGATTTTGACGCAGCAGCTTTGCGATGTCTGCGCCGTGGCCTATGACGATGTCGTGGCGGCCGTCTGTTTCCTGCCCGAGCCGCGCCCCCAGGTTCTCAACCTGGAGCCAACGACGCTTTCGGACATTCTGGAGAATATCCGTCAGGTCGGCGCGGCCGCCGGGATTCCCGAAAAGGCGGAACAAGTGATCGCCGGCTTACAGGCGCGGATCGACGATGTCCGGACAACCGTGGCGCACTTCACCGAGACCCGCCCGCGCACGGTGCTTCTGGAATGGATCGATCCCCTCTTCTGCGGCGGACACTGGGATCCCGAGCTGGTGGAAATCGCAGGCGGCCACGATGCGCTCGGCAGGATGCACGAACCCTCGACGCAGATCACCTGGGACAGCATACGCGAATTCGATCCTGAGGTGCTGGTAATCGCGCAGTGCGGCTTCCCCATCGAACGATCCATCGAAGACATTCCGATTCTGGAGGCCCTGCCGGGTTATACCGATCTCGCCGCCGTGCGCAATGGGAACGTCTACCTCGTCAACGGCTCCGACTACTTCAGCCGCCCCGGCCCGCGCGTCGTGGACAGCCTGGAGCTTATGGCGCGCATGATCCACCCCGCGATCTTCGGCGAGCCCGACGATCCGCGAAAGATCCTGCGAATCAACGCGCTGCTTGGGAAGTAG
- the cobU gene encoding bifunctional adenosylcobinamide kinase/adenosylcobinamide-phosphate guanylyltransferase yields the protein MSNLTLILGGARSGKSRYAQELAALEAQGRPVVYIATAQAGDEEMRERIARHQQDRPAEWRTVEEPLDVAAVLKRETKAGVILLDCLTFFVVNHMLRSGDAATCEAETWDAEAAEAAVRELAQVAQQAAPTVIVVSNEVGMGLVPETALGRVFRDVAGRANQEMAAAATRVRLLVAGIPMVVKG from the coding sequence ATGAGCAATCTAACACTAATCCTCGGAGGCGCGCGTTCGGGCAAGAGCCGATACGCGCAGGAACTCGCCGCATTGGAGGCGCAAGGGCGTCCGGTGGTCTATATCGCGACGGCGCAGGCGGGCGATGAGGAGATGCGGGAGCGGATTGCGCGGCATCAGCAGGACCGGCCGGCGGAGTGGCGGACGGTGGAGGAGCCGCTGGATGTCGCCGCCGTATTGAAGCGGGAAACGAAGGCGGGCGTCATACTGCTCGATTGTCTGACGTTTTTCGTCGTCAACCATATGCTGCGCTCGGGCGATGCGGCGACCTGTGAGGCGGAAACCTGGGACGCTGAGGCGGCGGAGGCCGCCGTGCGGGAGCTGGCGCAGGTCGCTCAGCAGGCGGCGCCGACGGTAATCGTGGTGTCCAACGAAGTCGGGATGGGGCTGGTTCCCGAGACGGCGCTCGGGCGCGTCTTCCGGGATGTGGCGGGACGCGCGAATCAGGAGATGGCGGCGGCGGCGACGCGGGTGCGGCTGCTGGTCGCGGGCATTCCGATGGTGGTGAAGGGTTGA
- the cobT gene encoding nicotinate-nucleotide--dimethylbenzimidazole phosphoribosyltransferase: protein MTFLLSDIAASIPAFDVHAARQARERQDRLTKPQGSLGQLEALSIQLAGITGNPLPRTDRPGIFVFAADHGVAARGVSAYPAEVTAQMVLNYARGGAVINVLAKQIGAELTVADVGVSSALPDDLIIHHRKVRLGTADWTEGPAMTREEALRAIQIGAEIFEASGADLAVIGEMGIGNTTTAAALSAALTGLAPAELIGRGTGVDDAGLARKLAAIETGLARLPKTSDPLEILSAIGGLEIAAMAGVALAAARRRVPVLLDGFISTTAGLLAAAIAPAAREYLLASHRSPEPGHTLLLRRLELTPLLDLGMRLGEGSGAALAVPLIQSALAVLRDVATFEQAGVSDRE from the coding sequence ATGACATTTTTACTCTCCGACATTGCCGCCTCCATTCCGGCGTTCGATGTTCACGCCGCGCGGCAGGCGCGGGAGCGACAGGACCGCCTGACAAAGCCGCAGGGCAGTTTGGGTCAACTGGAAGCGCTGTCGATCCAGCTGGCGGGGATCACGGGAAATCCTCTCCCGCGTACGGACCGGCCGGGCATCTTTGTCTTCGCCGCCGATCATGGGGTGGCGGCGCGCGGCGTCAGCGCCTACCCCGCCGAAGTGACGGCTCAGATGGTGCTGAACTACGCGCGCGGCGGCGCGGTGATCAATGTGCTGGCGAAGCAAATCGGCGCGGAATTGACAGTGGCGGATGTCGGCGTGTCGTCGGCGCTGCCCGATGATCTTATCATACATCATCGTAAAGTTCGGCTCGGGACGGCGGATTGGACTGAGGGTCCCGCCATGACGCGCGAGGAAGCCCTGCGGGCGATCCAGATCGGCGCGGAGATCTTCGAAGCCTCGGGCGCCGATCTGGCGGTCATTGGCGAGATGGGCATCGGGAATACGACCACGGCGGCCGCGCTTTCGGCGGCGCTGACGGGATTGGCGCCGGCGGAGCTGATCGGACGCGGAACCGGCGTGGACGACGCCGGTTTGGCGCGCAAACTCGCGGCGATTGAGACGGGACTGGCCCGGCTTCCCAAAACATCCGACCCACTGGAGATCTTGTCGGCGATCGGCGGCCTGGAAATCGCGGCGATGGCGGGCGTCGCGCTGGCGGCCGCGCGGCGGCGCGTTCCGGTGCTGCTGGATGGATTTATCTCAACCACGGCTGGACTGCTCGCGGCGGCGATTGCGCCGGCGGCGCGCGAATATCTGCTGGCGTCCCACCGGTCGCCTGAACCGGGACACACGCTGCTGCTGAGACGATTAGAACTGACGCCCCTGCTGGACCTTGGCATGCGTCTGGGCGAAGGCAGCGGCGCGGCGCTCGCGGTTCCGCTCATCCAATCCGCTCTTGCCGTCCTCCGGGATGTCGCGACATTCGAACAGGCGGGCGTTTCGGACCGGGAGTAA
- a CDS encoding ABC transporter substrate-binding protein, with amino-acid sequence MNIQRLLKCSLFLTSLLGSCHTVVAAPVTVTDDLGRQIRLPHPPRRVVSLAPSVTEILFAVGAQDKLVGDTAFCDYPEAAKKIAHVGGPMTPSGEVIVAMRPDIVIMADQTITSSEVDQLSRKFHAPIYVTAAASYAGTEKNIAALGALVGRPAQTKATLDAMAHARRLVQKAVAGKPKPKAFLVIWDKPLMTASGASFMGDLVRLAGGTNVAEKTPTPYPLYSPESLVRDNPDILLTGADGTVTMHKTPAGLARLQLRAIRAGRCFGVPADWTNRPGPRLRWGLLEVAKALHPEAFGK; translated from the coding sequence ATGAACATCCAACGTCTGCTCAAATGCTCACTATTTCTAACAAGCCTTTTGGGCAGCTGTCACACTGTCGTTGCCGCGCCGGTCACCGTTACGGATGATCTTGGACGCCAGATCAGGCTTCCTCACCCGCCTCGGCGGGTGGTGTCGCTGGCGCCGAGTGTGACGGAGATTTTGTTTGCGGTCGGGGCGCAGGATAAGCTGGTGGGCGATACGGCGTTTTGTGACTATCCGGAGGCGGCGAAAAAGATCGCTCATGTGGGCGGGCCGATGACGCCGAGCGGCGAGGTGATCGTCGCGATGCGGCCGGACATCGTGATCATGGCGGATCAAACCATCACGTCGTCCGAAGTCGATCAGCTCTCGCGCAAGTTCCATGCGCCGATCTATGTGACGGCGGCCGCGAGTTACGCGGGGACTGAGAAGAATATCGCGGCGCTCGGCGCGCTCGTCGGCCGCCCGGCGCAGACCAAAGCGACGCTGGACGCCATGGCGCACGCGCGGCGGCTCGTGCAAAAAGCCGTCGCGGGGAAACCGAAGCCGAAGGCGTTCCTGGTAATCTGGGATAAGCCGCTGATGACCGCGTCCGGCGCCAGCTTCATGGGCGACCTGGTGCGCCTCGCCGGCGGGACAAACGTCGCGGAGAAGACGCCGACGCCCTACCCGCTCTATTCGCCCGAAAGCCTGGTGCGCGACAATCCCGATATCCTTCTCACCGGAGCCGATGGAACGGTCACCATGCACAAAACGCCAGCCGGCCTCGCGCGCCTCCAGCTGCGCGCGATCCGCGCGGGCCGCTGCTTTGGCGTGCCGGCGGACTGGACAAACCGGCCGGGACCACGACTGCGATGGGGACTGCTGGAAGTGGCGAAGGCGCTGCATCCGGAGGCGTTTGGGAAGTAG
- a CDS encoding prepilin-type N-terminal cleavage/methylation domain-containing protein, whose translation MPADDTAAKPSLLLICLRATGREVIPLIRHTTLTAPQPSVRTTSTLRRQHGFTLIELLVVIAIIAIIAAILFPVFASAREKARQISCASNLHQIGLATLQYIQDNDESFFPVQSTTTGTKTVYWWASYDTATQSLNESEGLLYPYMKSARIQVCPSFNNTTRKSLGSTGYAYNNDYLSPYDASFNVTTVSLAKIRVPTKTVMLADSAEYDNFSSATPAIVANAYLSAPSDGFPAFQGRHSGMGNVLWVDGHVKAMKPVYRSGSFGYMNSYNESEFRPANLGDIDEDGDFTTDELFDGSGGEKS comes from the coding sequence ATGCCAGCCGATGACACAGCAGCGAAGCCATCGCTGCTGCTCATTTGCCTGCGCGCGACAGGCAGAGAGGTCATTCCATTGATTCGTCACACCACCCTGACGGCTCCCCAGCCGTCCGTCCGCACGACTTCCACTCTCCGCCGCCAGCACGGTTTCACCCTGATCGAGCTCCTCGTCGTCATAGCCATTATAGCGATTATTGCTGCGATACTTTTTCCCGTCTTCGCCAGCGCCCGAGAAAAAGCGCGTCAAATTAGCTGTGCTTCAAATCTGCATCAGATCGGCCTTGCAACGCTTCAATATATCCAAGATAACGACGAATCCTTTTTTCCAGTTCAGTCGACGACAACAGGAACTAAGACCGTGTACTGGTGGGCGAGTTACGATACGGCAACTCAGTCACTTAACGAAAGTGAAGGTTTGCTATATCCATATATGAAGAGCGCTCGCATTCAAGTATGTCCCTCATTTAATAACACAACGCGAAAAAGCTTGGGCTCGACAGGTTATGCATACAACAACGATTATCTTTCACCCTATGATGCTTCGTTTAATGTCACGACAGTCTCACTCGCTAAGATCCGTGTGCCAACAAAAACCGTAATGCTAGCGGACTCTGCGGAATACGACAACTTCTCATCGGCCACTCCCGCGATTGTCGCTAACGCTTATTTATCTGCTCCCAGTGATGGATTTCCGGCTTTTCAGGGTCGCCATAGCGGCATGGGGAATGTTCTGTGGGTAGACGGGCATGTCAAAGCAATGAAGCCCGTGTACCGTTCCGGATCTTTTGGCTACATGAATAGTTACAATGAAAGCGAATTCCGCCCCGCAAATCTTGGCGATATCGATGAGGACGGCGATTTCACGACCGATGAATTGTTCGATGGTTCGGGCGGGGAAAAGTCTTAA
- a CDS encoding SpoIID/LytB domain-containing protein, whose translation MRFPCFAACAAIVVLPLAACAQNDPLPPLKIGLDRTFRHSTALLVSAESAFSLKDAATNTVVARAAPGAIYRIVSNDEGMTLARIDKKQDEQIASDLAGPIELIPEQNTTVKAARLNDPTPKLTVPWRRYHGSLSVKFEDDATLRVINVVDLEAYLCGVVPAEIGAKSPLEALKAQAVAARTYTLKNRGKLAREGMDLDDTTRCQSYVGIDGETAFVTAAVDATKGQVITYGDALIDATYSTDSGGVTACDPTGAAPYLQAVPDCPAPGKPEYAADAPKHLWLCTFSGAQIEALLCKDDRTNVGKLKVLTIDGVDTSGRIATATVVGKDGKTKTVTGPQLRQILGYDQLRSTLVSMKVLQDGSYEFRGRGWGHGMGMSQLGAVAMASPPYRKSYKDILTHYYVGVQIVPLSTVKLTPAQASAPKQFTQAPAAPRGS comes from the coding sequence ATGCGCTTCCCTTGCTTCGCCGCTTGCGCCGCCATTGTTGTCCTGCCGCTCGCCGCATGCGCGCAGAACGATCCGCTCCCGCCTCTCAAGATCGGTCTCGATCGAACGTTCCGCCACTCCACCGCCCTGCTGGTCTCCGCCGAGAGCGCATTTTCCCTGAAAGACGCCGCGACAAACACCGTCGTCGCGCGCGCCGCCCCCGGCGCGATTTACCGAATTGTCTCCAACGATGAAGGGATGACGCTGGCCCGGATCGATAAAAAGCAGGACGAACAGATCGCAAGCGATCTCGCGGGACCGATCGAGCTGATCCCGGAACAAAACACGACCGTCAAAGCAGCCCGCCTCAACGACCCGACCCCCAAACTCACCGTCCCATGGCGACGATATCACGGATCACTCTCCGTTAAGTTCGAAGACGACGCGACGCTGCGCGTGATTAACGTCGTCGATCTGGAAGCGTATTTGTGCGGCGTGGTGCCGGCGGAGATCGGGGCGAAGTCTCCGCTGGAAGCCTTGAAAGCGCAGGCGGTCGCGGCGCGCACCTATACGCTGAAGAACCGGGGCAAGCTGGCGCGCGAGGGAATGGATCTGGACGACACCACACGGTGCCAGTCTTATGTGGGGATCGACGGCGAGACCGCCTTTGTGACGGCGGCGGTCGACGCCACGAAGGGCCAGGTCATCACTTACGGCGACGCGCTGATCGACGCCACCTACTCCACCGACAGCGGGGGCGTGACGGCCTGCGATCCGACGGGCGCCGCCCCCTACCTCCAGGCCGTGCCGGACTGCCCGGCGCCGGGCAAGCCGGAGTACGCCGCCGATGCGCCGAAGCATCTCTGGCTATGCACCTTCAGCGGCGCGCAAATCGAGGCGCTGCTCTGCAAGGACGACCGGACAAATGTCGGCAAACTCAAAGTTCTGACGATCGACGGGGTGGATACATCCGGTCGGATCGCCACCGCGACGGTCGTCGGCAAGGATGGAAAGACGAAGACCGTGACGGGGCCTCAGCTTCGGCAGATTCTGGGATACGACCAGCTGCGCAGCACGCTGGTTTCCATGAAGGTATTGCAGGATGGAAGTTATGAGTTCCGTGGCCGGGGATGGGGCCACGGAATGGGGATGTCACAGCTGGGGGCGGTCGCGATGGCCTCGCCGCCTTACCGGAAAAGCTACAAGGACATCTTGACGCATTACTATGTCGGCGTCCAGATCGTGCCGCTGAGCACGGTCAAACTGACTCCGGCGCAGGCGTCCGCGCCGAAACAGTTTACGCAGGCTCCGGCTGCTCCGCGCGGGTCTTAA
- a CDS encoding adenosylcobinamide-GDP ribazoletransferase translates to MTTLKGWLWSPLIALQFLTRIPVRGVPDWAYDEAGGKQAALAFFPAVGMVVATIAAGVYAAGQALGLNPLAVAVLTVTASAMVTGAFHEDGLADVCDGLGPHTREDALRVMRDSRIGTFGGVGLWMLLTLKASAIMSLEPGRLWGALVAAHMLARWSSLPMSMALPYAREAKGANAGIAALVTWRETLIATVITLAVIGRWLGMVHGAMLFLGAVAMAAATGWFYRKKFGGITGDCLGATNQLAEATTLLMAARLLH, encoded by the coding sequence TTGACGACGCTCAAGGGATGGCTCTGGTCGCCGCTGATCGCCCTGCAATTTCTGACGCGGATCCCCGTGCGCGGCGTGCCGGACTGGGCGTATGACGAGGCGGGCGGAAAACAGGCGGCGCTGGCGTTCTTTCCCGCCGTGGGGATGGTGGTCGCGACGATTGCGGCCGGCGTATACGCGGCGGGACAGGCGCTGGGGCTGAACCCGCTGGCGGTTGCCGTGCTGACCGTCACGGCGTCGGCGATGGTCACCGGCGCGTTTCATGAAGACGGTCTTGCGGATGTGTGCGACGGGCTCGGGCCGCACACGCGCGAGGACGCGCTTCGCGTGATGCGCGACAGCCGGATCGGAACCTTTGGCGGCGTCGGCCTCTGGATGCTGCTCACATTGAAGGCGTCCGCTATCATGTCCCTGGAGCCGGGGCGCCTGTGGGGCGCGCTCGTCGCCGCGCATATGCTGGCCCGCTGGTCGTCGCTGCCCATGTCCATGGCGCTGCCGTACGCGCGCGAGGCGAAGGGCGCGAACGCGGGAATCGCCGCGCTCGTGACCTGGCGTGAGACGCTGATCGCCACGGTCATCACCCTCGCGGTAATCGGGCGCTGGCTGGGAATGGTCCACGGCGCGATGCTGTTTTTGGGAGCCGTGGCGATGGCGGCGGCCACGGGATGGTTCTATCGAAAGAAATTCGGCGGCATTACCGGCGATTGCCTGGGCGCGACGAATCAACTGGCGGAAGCCACGACACTGCTCATGGCGGCGCGGCTGCTGCATTAA
- a CDS encoding type II toxin-antitoxin system RatA family toxin, with amino-acid sequence MPTIENEVTVNAPLERVYALAKDVESFPEFMPDVESLVVQERSDDGARTVTQWVGVASDFKLKIRWTEEDVWDDAAHICRFTQVKGDYQSYGGNWTFSDLGGGQTKFSSVLTYEFEIPLIGPLLKKVVAKLMRENTQRLLDAIKTRAEQPEPA; translated from the coding sequence ATGCCCACGATTGAAAATGAAGTCACCGTCAACGCTCCGCTGGAGCGTGTTTATGCGCTCGCGAAGGATGTTGAGAGCTTTCCGGAGTTCATGCCGGATGTCGAAAGCCTCGTCGTTCAGGAGCGCAGCGACGACGGCGCGCGGACGGTGACTCAGTGGGTGGGCGTGGCGTCGGACTTCAAATTGAAGATCCGCTGGACGGAAGAAGACGTATGGGATGACGCCGCGCACATTTGCCGCTTCACGCAGGTGAAGGGTGACTATCAATCGTACGGCGGAAATTGGACATTTAGCGATCTGGGCGGCGGGCAGACAAAGTTTTCGTCGGTCCTGACCTACGAATTCGAGATCCCATTGATCGGGCCGCTGCTCAAAAAAGTGGTGGCGAAGCTGATGCGCGAGAACACGCAGCGGCTGCTCGACGCGATTAAGACCCGCGCGGAGCAGCCGGAGCCTGCGTAA
- the lexA gene encoding transcriptional repressor LexA has product MPRPLSTRQKQILTYIQQHMDGHGYPPTVREIGSAVNLSSSSTVHAHLKTLEEQGHIQRDAVLTRAIKLVPGMDGGAEPPRSKQIVQVPIVGTVAAGKPRLAVEDVEDVFPLPHDFISGDGFILEVRGDSMIDDGIHDGDLVVVRRQPTANNGETVVAMIESEATVKRFYKEKQRIRLQPANKFMKPMYFEDVQIAGKVVGLVRKFS; this is encoded by the coding sequence ATGCCCAGGCCGTTATCCACGCGACAAAAACAAATCTTAACATATATTCAGCAGCATATGGACGGCCATGGTTATCCCCCGACCGTCCGCGAAATCGGTTCCGCCGTGAACCTCTCCTCCTCGTCCACGGTGCACGCGCACCTGAAGACGCTGGAGGAGCAGGGGCATATTCAGCGCGACGCCGTGCTGACGCGCGCCATCAAGCTCGTGCCCGGCATGGACGGCGGCGCCGAGCCGCCGCGCAGCAAGCAGATCGTTCAGGTGCCGATTGTCGGCACCGTCGCGGCCGGCAAGCCCCGCCTTGCTGTGGAGGACGTCGAAGACGTATTCCCGCTGCCGCACGATTTTATCTCCGGCGACGGGTTTATTCTCGAAGTGCGTGGGGATAGTATGATCGACGACGGCATCCACGACGGCGACCTCGTCGTTGTGCGCCGCCAGCCCACCGCGAACAATGGGGAGACTGTTGTCGCCATGATCGAGAGCGAGGCGACCGTCAAGCGCTTCTACAAAGAAAAGCAGCGGATCCGTCTTCAGCCCGCGAACAAGTTTATGAAGCCAATGTACTTCGAAGATGTTCAGATCGCCGGCAAAGTCGTCGGATTGGTCCGCAAGTTCTCTTAA